Proteins co-encoded in one Puniceicoccaceae bacterium genomic window:
- a CDS encoding phosphoglycerate kinase, translating into DDTRIQAAIPTIQHLVKSGAKVVLASHLGRPKGKKNPEFSLAPVAKALSAALDIPVQFLSDCVGPEVEAAKAGLSEGAVLLLENVRFYEGEEKNDPDLAKQFAKGIDLFVNDAFGTAHRAHASTAGIADFVSEKVAGFLIEKELEYLGDKTANPEKPFTVILGGAKVSDKITVIDALLEKCDTMIIGGAMAYTFARAKGIATGSSLCETDKVDTARQALEKAEKLGVKLLLPIDDLCADRIDFAAKTLGATQVFEGGIADGWSGVDIGPKTTALFKDVVAKSKTVLWNGPMGIFEIKDSSKGTFAVAQAVAESDAISIIGGGDSVKAVKKSGYSDRVTFMSTGGGASLEFLEGKTLPGVAVLDRA; encoded by the coding sequence AGATGATACCCGCATTCAGGCGGCAATCCCCACGATCCAGCATCTCGTGAAGTCGGGTGCCAAGGTGGTGCTTGCGAGCCACCTCGGACGTCCCAAGGGCAAGAAGAACCCTGAGTTCAGCCTGGCACCGGTTGCCAAGGCACTCTCGGCGGCGCTTGATATTCCGGTTCAGTTCCTCTCCGACTGTGTAGGTCCTGAGGTGGAGGCAGCCAAGGCCGGCTTGAGTGAAGGAGCAGTGCTGCTGCTTGAGAACGTGCGTTTCTACGAGGGCGAAGAAAAGAACGATCCGGATTTGGCAAAACAGTTTGCCAAGGGCATAGATTTGTTTGTGAACGATGCCTTTGGAACGGCTCATCGCGCACATGCTTCAACTGCTGGTATTGCGGACTTTGTTTCCGAAAAGGTCGCGGGTTTTCTCATTGAAAAGGAGCTGGAATATCTTGGTGACAAAACGGCCAACCCCGAAAAACCGTTCACTGTCATTCTGGGCGGTGCAAAGGTATCGGACAAGATCACGGTGATCGATGCACTTCTGGAAAAGTGTGACACCATGATCATTGGTGGTGCGATGGCCTACACCTTTGCGAGAGCCAAGGGTATCGCTACCGGAAGCAGTCTCTGCGAGACTGATAAGGTGGATACTGCCAGGCAGGCATTGGAAAAGGCGGAAAAGCTGGGTGTGAAGCTGTTATTGCCTATCGATGATCTTTGTGCAGACCGCATTGATTTTGCTGCTAAAACATTGGGTGCAACCCAGGTGTTCGAAGGTGGAATCGCTGACGGTTGGTCCGGAGTTGACATTGGACCGAAGACGACTGCGCTGTTCAAGGATGTCGTCGCAAAGTCGAAAACCGTGCTGTGGAATGGTCCAATGGGAATCTTTGAAATCAAGGACTCCTCCAAGGGTACGTTTGCTGTGGCACAGGCAGTTGCTGAGTCGGATGCCATTTCAATCATAGGTGGAGGAGACTCGGTAAAGGCTGTCAAAAAGAGTGGCTACTCGGATCGTGTGACTTTCATGAGCACGGGTGGAGGCGCAAGCCTTGAATTCCTTGAAGGCAAGACTTTGCCTGGAGTTGCCGTTCTGGATCGTGCCTGA
- the tpiA gene encoding triose-phosphate isomerase, with protein MRKYLIAGNWKMNKNAAESVALIEEIVQAVGTETSVSVVVCPPFTSLDCASKAVSNANVGVGAQNMYFESSGAYTGEISAEMLRHLRVDWVILGHSERRAIFGEDDALINRKVKAALANSLKPILCVGETIEEREAGNTLKVVETQLTEGLKDIDEAKAEEVVIAYEPVWAIGTGKTATPEMAQEVHAYIRKLLNALFGEVKGEKIRILYGGSMKPDNADDLLVQKDIDGGLIGGAALQANSFLSLIESAKKLS; from the coding sequence ATGAGAAAATATCTGATCGCAGGAAACTGGAAGATGAACAAGAACGCTGCCGAATCGGTTGCGTTGATTGAGGAGATTGTGCAGGCAGTCGGAACTGAAACGTCGGTTTCTGTTGTCGTTTGCCCACCGTTTACCTCGCTGGATTGCGCTTCCAAGGCGGTTTCCAACGCCAATGTGGGTGTCGGCGCCCAAAACATGTATTTTGAAAGTTCAGGTGCCTATACGGGTGAAATCTCTGCTGAAATGTTGCGCCATCTTCGCGTGGACTGGGTGATCCTTGGACACAGCGAACGTCGTGCGATTTTTGGAGAAGACGATGCCCTGATCAACCGCAAGGTAAAGGCAGCCCTGGCCAACAGTCTCAAGCCCATCCTCTGTGTGGGTGAAACCATTGAGGAACGGGAAGCAGGAAACACGCTGAAAGTTGTGGAAACCCAGTTGACCGAAGGCTTGAAGGACATTGATGAAGCAAAAGCGGAAGAGGTGGTCATTGCCTACGAACCCGTTTGGGCCATCGGAACTGGCAAAACGGCAACTCCTGAAATGGCTCAGGAAGTTCACGCCTACATCCGCAAGCTGCTCAATGCTCTCTTTGGAGAGGTAAAGGGCGAGAAGATTCGAATCCTTTATGGGGGTTCGATGAAGCCGGACAATGCCGACGATTTGCTCGTGCAAAAGGATATTGACGGTGGTTTGATTGGTGGAGCGGCCCTTCAGGCAAACTCATTCCTTTCATTGATCGAATCTGCAAAGAAGCTCTCATAA
- a CDS encoding histone deacetylase, whose translation MFPVGLIQDVRFLHHDTGPAHPENRGRLEHLRSFLANKSLSDSLLSLSCEAADPKVLSLVHDSAYIEYIQKTSASGPALLDDGDTRVSSASWEVALLAVGASIEAIKQVHSGRIQRAFVACRPPGHHAMRNHAMGFCLFNNIAIAARYAQQQLGYERIMILDWDVHHGNGTQDAFYRDPSVFFCSLHQYPFYPGTGSEREQGAGEGLHYTLNIPLPEGSDMRDYREAMKNQVFPAAEAFEPELLLISAGFDAHVMDPLGNMQLHDEDFRELTELSLTIANRHCGGKVISILEGGYHHDALARSVVQHLNALAQS comes from the coding sequence ATGTTCCCCGTAGGACTGATTCAGGATGTGCGTTTCCTTCACCATGATACGGGTCCGGCACATCCCGAAAACCGTGGGCGCTTGGAGCACCTTCGTTCGTTTTTGGCGAACAAATCGTTAAGTGATTCACTGCTCTCATTAAGCTGCGAAGCCGCCGACCCGAAGGTGCTGAGTCTGGTGCATGATTCGGCTTACATCGAATACATACAGAAGACCAGTGCGAGTGGACCAGCACTGCTCGATGATGGGGATACCCGGGTGAGTTCGGCCTCCTGGGAAGTTGCGCTGCTTGCCGTGGGAGCGTCTATTGAAGCGATAAAACAGGTCCATTCGGGAAGAATTCAACGGGCCTTTGTGGCTTGTCGACCTCCGGGGCATCATGCAATGCGCAATCATGCGATGGGGTTTTGTCTGTTCAATAACATCGCGATTGCCGCACGCTATGCCCAACAGCAGCTTGGGTATGAGCGGATCATGATACTCGACTGGGACGTTCATCATGGCAATGGAACCCAGGATGCGTTTTACAGAGATCCCAGTGTCTTTTTTTGCAGCCTGCATCAATACCCGTTTTATCCGGGAACAGGCTCCGAGCGGGAGCAGGGGGCGGGAGAAGGATTGCATTACACGCTCAACATTCCCTTGCCTGAAGGGTCCGACATGCGGGATTACCGTGAGGCAATGAAAAACCAAGTCTTTCCAGCCGCGGAAGCATTTGAACCCGAGCTGCTGTTGATTTCAGCTGGCTTTGATGCCCATGTAATGGATCCGCTCGGTAACATGCAGTTACACGATGAAGATTTTCGGGAACTGACAGAACTCAGTCTCACGATTGCGAATCGGCATTGTGGGGGAAAAGTGATTTCGATACTGGAAGGCGGATACCACCATGATGCCCTGGCTCGGTCTGTTGTGCAGCATTTGAATGCTTTAGCCCAATCATGA